The Brevinematales bacterium genome includes a region encoding these proteins:
- the ribH gene encoding 6,7-dimethyl-8-ribityllumazine synthase, giving the protein MKSFEGKISGKGLKVGIIVSKFNKLITERLLDGALNLLRQVSVEEDDIEIFWVPGTFEIPITLEKILSKGKFNAVVCLGTLIKGETPHFDYIATHVTRLIVDLSVKHKTPVSFGIITANTPEEAIDRAGMKMGNKGIEAALSAVEMANLVKLID; this is encoded by the coding sequence ATGAAGAGTTTTGAAGGTAAAATTTCTGGAAAAGGTTTGAAAGTAGGGATAATAGTAAGTAAGTTTAACAAATTGATAACTGAAAGATTACTTGATGGTGCTTTGAATCTTCTCAGACAAGTTAGTGTTGAAGAAGATGATATAGAAATCTTTTGGGTTCCTGGTACTTTTGAGATCCCAATTACTTTAGAAAAGATACTTTCGAAAGGTAAATTTAATGCCGTTGTTTGTTTAGGTACTTTGATAAAAGGTGAAACTCCGCATTTTGATTATATAGCTACTCATGTTACAAGACTCATAGTTGATTTATCGGTAAAACATAAAACACCTGTTAGTTTTGGTATAATAACTGCAAATACACCTGAAGAAGCAATAGATAGAGCGGGTATGAAAATGGGTAATAAAGGTATTGAAGCTGCATTATCTGCTGTTGAGATGGCAAATTTAGTTAAATTAATAGATTAA